A genomic segment from Triticum dicoccoides isolate Atlit2015 ecotype Zavitan chromosome 1A, WEW_v2.0, whole genome shotgun sequence encodes:
- the LOC119311288 gene encoding non-specific lipid-transfer protein 1-like isoform X2: MAPAGTRGARAAAPAAVLLVAALLVALALAPRGASAALTCSTVYNELMPCLGYVQSGGAVPRACCSGIKTLVSRARATPDRRAACACLKTVAAAAAGGPYLGRAAGLPGRCGVQPPFKIDPNVNCNAV; this comes from the exons ATGGCTCCTGCCGGGACCAGGGGCGCCCGCGCGGCTGCGCCGGCGGCGGTGCTCCTCGTGGCGGCGCTGCTGGTGGCGCTGGCGCTGGCGCCGCGGGGCGCGAGCGCGGCGCTGACGTGCTCCACGGTGTACAACGAGCTGATGCCGTGCCTCGGGTACGTGCAGTCGGGCGGGGCGGTGCCGCGGGCCTGCTGCTCGGGGATCAAGACGCTCGTGTCCAGGGCGCGCGCCACGCCCGACCGCCGCGCCGCCTGCGCCTGCCTCAAGACCGTGGCCGCCGCCGCGGCGGGCGGGCCGTACCTCGGCCGCGCCGCGGGGCTGCCCGGCAGGTGCGGCGTCCAGCCGCCCTTCAAGATCGACCCCAACGTCAACTGCAACGC GGTATAA
- the LOC119311288 gene encoding non-specific lipid-transfer protein 1-like isoform X1 has translation MAPAGTRGARAAAPAAVLLVAALLVALALAPRGASAALTCSTVYNELMPCLGYVQSGGAVPRACCSGIKTLVSRARATPDRRAACACLKTVAAAAAGGPYLGRAAGLPGRCGVQPPFKIDPNVNCNAYVTPKPEA, from the coding sequence ATGGCTCCTGCCGGGACCAGGGGCGCCCGCGCGGCTGCGCCGGCGGCGGTGCTCCTCGTGGCGGCGCTGCTGGTGGCGCTGGCGCTGGCGCCGCGGGGCGCGAGCGCGGCGCTGACGTGCTCCACGGTGTACAACGAGCTGATGCCGTGCCTCGGGTACGTGCAGTCGGGCGGGGCGGTGCCGCGGGCCTGCTGCTCGGGGATCAAGACGCTCGTGTCCAGGGCGCGCGCCACGCCCGACCGCCGCGCCGCCTGCGCCTGCCTCAAGACCGTGGCCGCCGCCGCGGCGGGCGGGCCGTACCTCGGCCGCGCCGCGGGGCTGCCCGGCAGGTGCGGCGTCCAGCCGCCCTTCAAGATCGACCCCAACGTCAACTGCAACGCGTACGTGACGCCAAAACCCGAGGCATGA